A stretch of Paenibacillus mucilaginosus 3016 DNA encodes these proteins:
- the ric gene encoding iron-sulfur cluster repair di-iron protein has translation MQSPVVQSTASVGEIVAEYPNTSNLFKEYRIDFCCGGGRPLSEVLAESGLDEPAFLERLNAIVEASNRTPRTDIDWRTYESGQLMRHIQDTHHAFLRSELPVLHEFVTKIKNVHGLRHPELVELHTLYTSMRAELEEHLVQEEERVFPLILEYERTGEEALKRRAGETIAVLEADHSRVGEILREMRRVTADYTLPEGACRTYTVSFQKLVQLESDLFEHIHLENNILFPRFEEHCSCGEEKGGMGQ, from the coding sequence ATGCAAAGTCCTGTGGTTCAAAGCACCGCTTCTGTCGGTGAGATCGTCGCTGAATATCCGAATACGAGCAACCTGTTTAAGGAGTACCGGATTGACTTCTGCTGCGGGGGAGGCCGGCCCCTCTCCGAGGTGCTGGCGGAAAGCGGGCTGGACGAACCTGCTTTTCTGGAACGGCTGAACGCCATCGTGGAGGCGTCGAACCGAACGCCCCGTACCGATATCGATTGGAGGACGTATGAGTCCGGACAGCTGATGCGGCATATTCAGGACACGCACCATGCATTCCTGCGTTCCGAGCTCCCCGTCCTGCATGAGTTCGTCACTAAGATCAAGAATGTCCATGGCCTCCGCCATCCGGAGCTGGTCGAGCTGCACACGCTGTATACGAGCATGCGAGCGGAGCTGGAGGAGCATCTGGTGCAGGAAGAAGAGCGGGTGTTCCCTCTCATTCTGGAGTATGAGCGGACGGGAGAGGAGGCGCTGAAGCGCCGGGCCGGCGAGACTATCGCCGTTCTGGAGGCTGACCACAGCCGCGTAGGGGAGATCCTGAGGGAGATGCGGAGGGTGACCGCCGACTATACGCTGCCGGAAGGGGCCTGCCGCACCTATACGGTCTCGTTCCAGAAGCTGGTGCAGCTCGAGTCCGATCTGTTCGAGCATATTCATCTCGAGAATAATATCCTGTTCCCGCGGTTTGAGGAGCATTGCTCGTGCGGGGAGGAAAAAGGGGGCATGGGGCAGTAA
- a CDS encoding GNAT family N-acetyltransferase — MNITLQPVTRGNWMEALSLSVTEEQIHFVPPAVVSLAKVYIKPDGDQVRYEPYAIYHEDRMAGFMMLAYEELTADMYWINGFLIDAAQQGRGYGRAALLLMLDTIRSRFPQCREIRLTVHPDNSHAQRLYRSSGFTDTGEWLGGEQVFVYPVDR, encoded by the coding sequence ATGAACATCACCCTGCAGCCGGTTACCCGCGGGAACTGGATGGAGGCGCTTAGCTTAAGCGTAACCGAAGAGCAGATTCATTTTGTTCCGCCGGCAGTAGTCTCGCTGGCCAAGGTGTACATCAAGCCGGATGGGGATCAGGTTCGCTATGAGCCATATGCGATATATCATGAAGACCGCATGGCAGGATTCATGATGCTTGCGTACGAAGAGCTGACGGCGGATATGTATTGGATTAACGGTTTTCTCATCGATGCGGCTCAGCAGGGCAGGGGATACGGCCGGGCCGCTCTGCTGCTCATGCTGGATACGATCCGCAGCCGCTTTCCTCAATGTCGTGAGATCCGGCTGACGGTGCATCCGGACAACTCCCATGCCCAAAGGCTGTACCGGAGCAGCGGCTTCACCGATACGGGAGAGTGGCTTGGGGGCGAACAAGTCTTTGTCTATCCCGTTGACCGGTAG
- the fabF gene encoding beta-ketoacyl-ACP synthase II has product MERVVITGMGMISPLGQDAGSFWDRLVQGRSGIGRIEAFDTSAYKSRIAGMVKGFDGEGRFGRKEARKMDRFCQFALAAAEEALEQSGLLRQELNKERTGVYVGSGIGGIQTLLEQSRTLLERGPGRVSPTLVPMMISNMAAAAISMRWDLQGPTLSPVTACSIGNTAIGEAFRAIRYGAADVILAGGAEAAVTEISMASFGNAAAISMRNDEPERASRPFDAGRDGFVMGEGAGILVLESLTHARRRGAEILAEVTGYGASSDAYHMVATHPEGRGAALAMQAALAEAGAVPEDVNVISAHATSTELGDRSEALAIRRVFGESTGRIPVTANKSMTGHMLGAAGGAEAIALVQSLRQGIIPPTINQEQPDPECGLDVVANKARKAELRLGMSNSFGFGGHNAVILLKKWEDEEDF; this is encoded by the coding sequence ATGGAACGGGTCGTTATTACGGGAATGGGTATGATTTCTCCGCTGGGCCAGGATGCGGGTTCCTTCTGGGACAGGCTGGTACAGGGCCGTTCGGGGATCGGCAGGATTGAGGCGTTCGATACGTCAGCTTACAAAAGCAGGATCGCGGGGATGGTCAAGGGGTTCGACGGAGAAGGGCGGTTCGGGCGCAAAGAGGCGCGTAAAATGGACCGCTTCTGCCAGTTCGCGCTGGCGGCGGCGGAGGAGGCGCTGGAGCAGTCGGGTCTGCTCCGGCAGGAACTGAATAAGGAACGGACCGGCGTCTATGTCGGCTCGGGGATCGGAGGCATTCAGACGCTGCTCGAGCAGAGCCGGACGCTGCTGGAGCGCGGTCCAGGGCGGGTGAGCCCCACGCTCGTCCCGATGATGATCTCGAATATGGCGGCGGCCGCCATCTCCATGCGGTGGGATCTGCAGGGGCCGACGCTGTCGCCCGTCACGGCCTGCTCGATCGGCAATACGGCCATCGGGGAGGCGTTCCGGGCAATCAGGTACGGGGCGGCTGACGTTATTCTCGCCGGCGGTGCGGAGGCGGCCGTCACGGAGATCTCGATGGCCAGCTTCGGCAATGCGGCGGCGATCTCCATGCGCAATGACGAGCCGGAGCGGGCCAGCCGTCCCTTCGACGCGGGGCGGGACGGGTTCGTGATGGGGGAGGGCGCCGGCATCCTGGTGCTTGAGAGCCTGACTCATGCAAGGCGGCGGGGGGCGGAGATTCTCGCTGAGGTGACCGGGTATGGGGCGAGCTCGGATGCATATCATATGGTCGCCACGCATCCGGAAGGGCGTGGCGCGGCACTGGCGATGCAGGCGGCGCTGGCGGAAGCCGGGGCGGTTCCCGAAGACGTGAACGTCATCAGCGCGCATGCGACGAGCACGGAGCTTGGAGACCGGTCGGAGGCCCTGGCGATCCGCAGGGTGTTCGGCGAATCCACCGGCCGCATTCCCGTCACGGCGAACAAGTCGATGACCGGCCACATGCTCGGGGCAGCCGGCGGGGCGGAAGCGATCGCCCTGGTGCAGAGTCTGCGGCAGGGAATCATTCCGCCTACGATCAACCAGGAGCAGCCGGACCCGGAATGCGGTCTGGACGTGGTGGCGAATAAGGCACGGAAGGCGGAGCTGCGACTCGGGATGTCCAATTCCTTCGGCTTCGGCGGCCATAACGCGGTCATTCTGCTGAAAAAGTGGGAGGACGAAGAAGATTTTTGA
- a CDS encoding class I SAM-dependent methyltransferase: MSVQDSKERFTERVDYYVKYRPDYPSEALDYLFDSVGLHPEAEIADIGAGTGKFSKLLLERGCRVTAVEPNRAMLSAAEDSLGAYTSFRTAAASAEETGLPGASVDFIVCAQAFHWFDRVRAQAEFRRILKPGGRAVLIWNSRLTKGTPFLEEYEQLLHNYGTDYAQVSHKNISPGDLEPFFQAGNFHQARFPYRQLFDYEGLCGRLLSSSYAPAPGHAKHEPMLKELRRVFDRNAAHGRVSFEYETEVYWGGV; this comes from the coding sequence ATGAGTGTACAGGATTCCAAGGAACGATTCACCGAACGCGTCGACTACTATGTCAAATACCGGCCGGACTATCCGTCCGAGGCGCTGGATTACTTGTTCGACAGCGTGGGTCTCCACCCCGAAGCCGAGATTGCGGATATCGGCGCAGGAACCGGCAAGTTCTCGAAGCTGCTGCTCGAGCGGGGCTGCCGGGTGACCGCGGTGGAGCCGAACCGGGCGATGCTGTCGGCCGCCGAGGATTCGCTCGGAGCCTATACGTCGTTCCGCACGGCTGCCGCCTCTGCGGAAGAAACCGGTCTCCCCGGCGCGTCGGTGGACTTCATTGTGTGCGCGCAGGCGTTCCATTGGTTCGACCGCGTGCGGGCGCAGGCGGAATTCCGCCGGATCCTGAAGCCCGGCGGCCGGGCGGTGCTCATCTGGAACTCCAGGCTGACGAAAGGCACCCCGTTCCTCGAAGAGTATGAGCAGCTGCTCCACAACTACGGAACGGACTACGCCCAAGTCAGCCACAAGAACATTTCCCCCGGGGACCTGGAGCCGTTCTTCCAGGCGGGAAATTTCCACCAGGCTCGCTTCCCGTACCGGCAGCTGTTCGACTACGAAGGCCTCTGCGGCCGGCTCTTGTCTTCCTCGTACGCTCCGGCTCCCGGCCATGCGAAGCATGAACCGATGCTGAAGGAGCTGCGGCGGGTGTTCGACCGCAATGCCGCCCATGGCCGGGTGTCCTTCGAGTATGAAACCGAGGTGTACTGGGGCGGTGTGTGA
- a CDS encoding macrolide 2'-phosphotransferase, producing MTALNTNGQEPKQHVEEVLAAASRHGLQLDPGSVELNESGMDFRVAFASDDAGARWVLRQPRREDVWERAENERKVLGFLQGKVPVEVPDWCIFTPELIAYPLLGGHPVAAVDPAGGGYAWRCEQDSLPELFFDSLAQTLAALHAVDHEEAAAAGVRVKRPQEAREAFADNIEEIRRSFEIPEPLAERWNAWLAADSYWPEHSTLNHGDLHPPHILVDEMQRVTGLIDWTEAECGDPGKDFVIFFALFGEEGLRDLLRRYERLGGRVWPRMPQHIAEQWAAYPALVAKFALTTGREADMEMARGMIAHWQTG from the coding sequence ATGACAGCCCTCAATACCAATGGACAGGAACCGAAGCAGCATGTGGAAGAAGTCCTGGCTGCAGCTTCACGGCATGGACTGCAGCTGGATCCCGGATCGGTGGAGCTGAATGAATCGGGAATGGATTTTCGGGTCGCTTTTGCCTCGGATGATGCGGGGGCAAGGTGGGTGCTCCGCCAGCCGAGGCGGGAGGATGTCTGGGAGAGAGCGGAGAACGAGCGGAAGGTGCTCGGCTTCCTGCAGGGGAAGGTCCCGGTTGAGGTGCCCGATTGGTGCATCTTCACCCCGGAACTGATTGCGTATCCCCTGCTCGGCGGGCACCCGGTGGCGGCCGTCGATCCGGCCGGCGGCGGGTACGCGTGGCGCTGTGAGCAGGACTCCCTGCCGGAGCTCTTCTTTGACTCCCTCGCGCAGACGCTCGCTGCCCTGCATGCCGTGGATCATGAAGAAGCGGCGGCGGCCGGTGTCCGGGTGAAGCGTCCGCAGGAAGCAAGAGAAGCGTTCGCCGATAACATCGAGGAGATCCGGCGAAGCTTTGAGATCCCGGAGCCGCTGGCGGAGCGCTGGAATGCCTGGCTGGCGGCGGACAGCTATTGGCCGGAGCATTCGACGCTGAATCACGGCGACCTGCATCCGCCCCATATTCTAGTCGACGAGATGCAGCGGGTCACAGGCCTGATCGATTGGACCGAGGCGGAATGCGGGGACCCGGGGAAAGACTTTGTGATCTTCTTCGCGCTTTTCGGCGAGGAGGGTCTGCGCGATCTGCTGCGGCGGTATGAGCGGCTTGGGGGCCGGGTTTGGCCCCGGATGCCGCAGCACATTGCAGAGCAGTGGGCCGCTTACCCGGCGCTCGTGGCCAAGTTCGCCCTGACGACGGGCAGGGAGGCGGACATGGAGATGGCCCGGGGCATGATCGCCCACTGGCAAACGGGGTAG
- a CDS encoding GNAT family N-acetyltransferase gives MGTFHMECKDIVLREYAIGDLDALYVLTQEPEIMAFLPDWNVPKDTRREWMNRFEIPENRKFLQAVQEGGRIGELRLRLGIHSKTTGEFIGWCCTGMKEELSPPIREMVYAVSPLHRKKGYAAQAVQGLIRFLFDHTDTAELCALALPHNKASLRVIEKCGFVFWDTVEIGRETYNYYKLGKTGGTPGAGTIGGREIEP, from the coding sequence ATGGGTACTTTTCACATGGAATGCAAGGATATAGTTCTCCGCGAATATGCCATCGGCGATTTGGATGCGCTCTATGTACTTACGCAGGAACCGGAGATCATGGCCTTCTTGCCGGACTGGAATGTGCCGAAGGATACAAGAAGGGAATGGATGAACCGCTTCGAGATTCCGGAGAACCGGAAGTTTCTGCAAGCGGTGCAGGAAGGCGGACGAATCGGGGAGCTCCGTCTGAGGCTCGGTATCCACTCCAAAACGACAGGGGAGTTCATCGGATGGTGCTGTACCGGCATGAAGGAAGAGCTCTCCCCTCCGATCCGGGAGATGGTATACGCCGTATCTCCCCTTCACCGGAAGAAGGGATATGCGGCTCAAGCCGTACAGGGCCTGATCCGGTTTTTGTTCGACCACACCGATACGGCTGAGCTCTGCGCGCTGGCTCTTCCGCACAATAAGGCTTCCCTCCGGGTAATCGAGAAGTGCGGATTCGTCTTTTGGGATACGGTGGAGATCGGCAGGGAGACTTACAATTATTATAAGCTGGGTAAAACCGGAGGGACACCGGGCGCCGGTACCATTGGAGGACGGGAAATCGAACCGTGA
- the hemG gene encoding protoporphyrinogen oxidase: MRNMPNHIVVIGGGITGLTAAYELNKRAARENRPLRVTLIEREPRLGGAVRTLRQDGFVIEQGPDSFLSRKPETLLLARELGLEEQLVGLNPDAARSYMYRNGRLQPLPEGLSMGIPTRVLPFLGTGLLSYRAKARAALDLVLPRRTALGDEPLGGLIGRRMGREVADGLVGPILAGIYAGDVHKLSTAATFPQLLSLESRHRSLILGMLASKRMPKSPVHGRTGPELPPRLRGSLFLTFSSGLGALVERLTEELVCQGTVIRQETSASAISPAGESGSAYRVTLSDGAELHADAVILAVPAHTAAMLLKGRSRSLNRCLASIQGVSVANVALGLDGRRLRAPLRGSGFVAPRGSGLRITACTWTSVKWPHTAPPGKLLLRAYLGHAGDEIHCGHGDDALTAAVLEDLGRILGEELRPDFSVVSRHPAAMPQYECGHLERLHGMESELLAQWPNVVLAGKSYRGTGMPDCIRQGMDAAEKIRLR; this comes from the coding sequence ATGCGAAACATGCCTAATCATATCGTCGTGATCGGAGGCGGCATCACCGGATTAACGGCCGCCTATGAATTGAACAAGCGTGCCGCCAGAGAGAACCGGCCGCTCCGGGTAACCTTGATCGAACGGGAGCCCCGTCTGGGGGGCGCGGTCCGGACGCTGCGGCAGGACGGATTCGTGATCGAGCAAGGCCCCGACTCCTTCCTGTCCAGAAAGCCCGAGACGCTCCTTCTGGCCCGGGAGCTCGGCCTGGAGGAACAGCTGGTGGGGCTCAATCCCGATGCGGCCCGCAGCTATATGTACCGGAACGGCCGGCTGCAGCCTCTGCCCGAAGGGCTGTCAATGGGCATCCCCACCCGGGTTCTGCCGTTCCTCGGAACCGGGCTGCTCTCGTACAGGGCCAAAGCGCGCGCCGCGCTGGATCTGGTGCTCCCCCGCCGGACGGCGCTTGGAGACGAGCCGCTGGGCGGGCTGATCGGCAGGCGCATGGGCCGGGAAGTGGCTGACGGCCTCGTGGGCCCCATCCTGGCCGGCATCTATGCCGGCGACGTGCACAAGCTGAGCACGGCCGCGACCTTCCCCCAGCTGCTCTCCCTGGAATCCCGCCACCGCAGTCTCATTCTCGGCATGCTGGCATCCAAGCGCATGCCGAAAAGCCCCGTGCACGGCCGCACGGGACCTGAGCTTCCGCCCCGGCTGCGGGGCAGCCTGTTCCTCACCTTCAGCTCGGGGCTCGGCGCCTTGGTGGAACGTCTGACGGAAGAACTGGTCTGCCAGGGCACCGTCATCCGGCAGGAGACTTCCGCGTCGGCCATCAGCCCCGCAGGGGAGTCCGGGAGCGCCTACCGCGTGACCTTGTCGGACGGAGCCGAGCTTCATGCCGATGCGGTCATCCTGGCGGTTCCCGCCCATACGGCAGCCATGCTTCTAAAAGGCCGTTCCCGTTCCCTGAACCGGTGCCTGGCCTCCATCCAGGGTGTCTCCGTCGCCAATGTGGCCCTCGGCCTCGACGGCCGCAGGCTTCGCGCTCCCCTGCGCGGGTCGGGCTTCGTCGCTCCCCGCGGCAGCGGTCTCCGGATTACGGCCTGCACCTGGACATCGGTCAAGTGGCCCCATACCGCTCCGCCCGGCAAGCTCCTGCTCCGTGCCTATCTTGGGCATGCAGGCGATGAAATCCACTGTGGGCACGGTGACGACGCCCTGACGGCAGCGGTCCTGGAGGACCTCGGCCGCATTCTCGGTGAAGAGCTCCGGCCGGATTTCAGCGTGGTGTCCAGGCATCCGGCCGCGATGCCCCAGTATGAATGCGGCCACCTGGAGCGGCTGCACGGCATGGAATCCGAGCTGCTGGCGCAGTGGCCGAATGTCGTCCTTGCCGGCAAATCCTACAGGGGGACGGGCATGCCCGACTGCATCCGGCAGGGGATGGACGCGGCGGAGAAGATCCGGCTGAGATAA
- a CDS encoding TIGR04053 family radical SAM/SPASM domain-containing protein has translation MKNGFTADHYHDFPFIVIWEVTRACALKCLHCRAEAQRQADPRQLTYGQAVKLVDQVAAMERRPLFVLTGGDPLMRPDLFELADYAIREKGLSVSMTPSATPRVTREAVRRAKESGLSRWAFSLDGSCADIHDYFRGSPGSYDMTVRGISYLQELGIPIQINTTVSNYNLADLKNIARVVGGMGAVLWSLFFLVPTGRGMQRDMISPVQHEEVMQWLVELSAAAPFGIKTTEAPHYRRVAAQAGPLLALRERAGQAARPLDVLGRAPRGVGDGDGFVFISHTGEVYPSGFLPLSCGNVKQQELLEIYRGSPVMRELRDKSLLKGRCGVCEYKELCGGSRARAYAVTGDYLESDPACLYVPAAMLPRTAPRPGRSLPGHPYRAAGDADRCGSP, from the coding sequence ATGAAAAACGGATTCACCGCCGATCATTATCATGATTTTCCTTTTATCGTCATCTGGGAGGTCACCCGCGCCTGCGCTCTGAAGTGCCTCCACTGCAGGGCCGAAGCCCAGCGTCAGGCGGACCCCCGGCAGTTAACCTACGGACAGGCCGTGAAGCTCGTGGATCAAGTGGCTGCGATGGAGCGCCGTCCGCTGTTCGTCCTGACCGGAGGCGATCCGCTCATGCGTCCCGACCTGTTCGAGCTCGCCGATTATGCGATCCGGGAGAAGGGGCTGTCCGTCTCCATGACGCCGAGCGCGACGCCGCGGGTGACCCGGGAGGCGGTACGCCGGGCCAAGGAGTCCGGGCTCTCCCGCTGGGCGTTCAGCCTCGACGGCTCCTGCGCGGACATCCACGATTATTTCCGGGGCAGCCCCGGGTCTTACGACATGACGGTGCGGGGCATCTCCTACCTGCAGGAGCTCGGTATTCCGATCCAGATCAATACCACGGTCTCGAACTATAACCTGGCGGATCTGAAGAACATAGCCCGGGTCGTCGGCGGGATGGGGGCCGTCCTGTGGAGTCTGTTTTTCCTGGTGCCGACAGGCCGCGGCATGCAGAGGGACATGATCAGTCCCGTTCAGCATGAAGAGGTCATGCAGTGGCTCGTGGAGCTGTCCGCAGCGGCCCCCTTCGGAATCAAGACGACGGAGGCACCGCATTACCGCCGAGTGGCCGCACAGGCCGGGCCGCTGCTGGCCTTGCGGGAGAGAGCAGGACAGGCGGCACGTCCGCTCGATGTGCTGGGACGCGCGCCGCGGGGTGTAGGCGACGGGGACGGTTTTGTATTCATCAGCCATACGGGCGAGGTGTACCCGAGCGGCTTTCTGCCCCTCTCCTGCGGCAATGTGAAGCAGCAGGAGCTGCTGGAGATTTACCGCGGCTCTCCTGTCATGCGGGAGCTCCGGGACAAGTCCCTGCTGAAGGGCAGGTGCGGCGTATGCGAATACAAAGAGCTGTGCGGGGGTTCCAGGGCCCGGGCTTATGCCGTTACGGGTGACTATCTGGAAAGCGACCCGGCCTGCCTGTATGTCCCCGCCGCTATGCTTCCGCGAACGGCACCCAGGCCCGGCCGGAGCCTGCCGGGCCATCCGTACAGGGCGGCCGGTGATGCGGACCGCTGCGGATCTCCGTAA
- a CDS encoding DUF2249 domain-containing protein: MSMQENVRQLDVRPQLHRKLDPFQLIMKTVRELGREEMLLLHATLKPVPLFGLMKLKGFASRTEQVGERYWITAFLHKSQDQARLAGLQLNRWAVPLLEDEGSAVETEEGTPASREGKAGGAARDQAMAADHGRADLDNRGLEPPQPMVRTLSALEHLAPGGTLTIHNDRTPVFLLEELHRLGYTYQSVTQADGSAIIWILKPAT, translated from the coding sequence ATGAGCATGCAGGAGAACGTCAGACAACTGGATGTCAGACCGCAGCTGCACCGCAAGCTGGATCCCTTCCAGCTCATCATGAAAACCGTCAGGGAGCTCGGCAGGGAAGAGATGCTGCTTCTCCACGCGACGCTCAAGCCGGTGCCCTTGTTCGGCCTTATGAAGCTCAAAGGGTTCGCCAGCCGCACGGAACAGGTGGGGGAGCGCTATTGGATTACGGCGTTCCTGCATAAGAGCCAGGACCAGGCCAGGCTTGCCGGGCTGCAGCTGAACCGGTGGGCGGTTCCCCTCCTGGAGGATGAGGGTTCTGCTGTGGAGACGGAAGAGGGAACCCCTGCCAGCCGGGAGGGGAAGGCCGGGGGAGCGGCCCGGGATCAAGCCATGGCGGCGGATCACGGCAGAGCCGACCTCGACAACCGGGGGCTGGAGCCTCCCCAGCCGATGGTCCGTACGCTGAGCGCCCTGGAGCATCTGGCTCCGGGCGGCACGCTGACGATTCACAATGACCGCACGCCCGTCTTCCTGCTGGAAGAGCTGCACCGGCTCGGCTATACGTATCAGTCGGTCACGCAGGCGGACGGCTCGGCCATCATTTGGATTTTGAAACCTGCAACCTGA
- a CDS encoding MFS transporter, translating to MAQSRDSVNQRRITGNIFKGSVGNLIEWYDWYVYTAFAVYFSSEFFPKGDPTSQLLNTAAIFAVGFLMRPIGSLLLGRYADRHGRRAALTLSITVMAGGSLIIALTPGYSTIGLWAPFILVLARLLQGLSLGGEYGTSATYLSEMASSGRRGFYSSFQYVTLIAGQLVALGVQIILQQLLSEPDMKAWGWRIPFVIGALGALAVLWLRRSMDESEQFESMGKESRTNAGTIRALMKHPKAVLTVVGLTLGGTVAFYTYTTYLQKFMVNTVGLPKETVSWINFWALLLFVVLQPLAGSLSDRVGRRPLLLGFGILGTVLTVPLFLLLQNAQTPLAAFLFMMAGLIIVTGYTSINAIVKAELFPTEVRALGVGFPYGVTVAVFGGTAEFIALWFKSIGYESLFYYYVAACIAVSLMVYWRMAESSKVSHIEAEISRFK from the coding sequence ATGGCACAATCGAGGGATAGCGTAAATCAACGCCGCATTACGGGCAACATCTTCAAGGGCTCGGTCGGCAACCTGATCGAGTGGTACGACTGGTACGTATACACGGCTTTCGCAGTCTATTTCTCGTCGGAGTTCTTCCCGAAGGGCGATCCGACGAGCCAGCTGCTCAATACGGCGGCCATCTTCGCCGTCGGGTTCCTCATGCGGCCGATCGGCAGTCTGCTTCTCGGGCGGTATGCCGACCGTCACGGCCGCCGTGCGGCGTTAACGCTTTCGATCACCGTCATGGCCGGCGGCTCGCTGATCATCGCCTTGACCCCGGGCTACAGTACGATCGGCCTGTGGGCTCCCTTCATCCTGGTGCTGGCCCGGCTGCTGCAGGGCTTGTCGCTCGGCGGGGAGTACGGCACCTCGGCCACCTACCTGTCCGAGATGGCGAGCAGCGGGCGTCGCGGCTTCTATTCGAGCTTCCAGTACGTGACGCTGATTGCCGGACAGCTTGTGGCGCTGGGCGTGCAGATCATCCTCCAGCAGCTGCTGAGCGAGCCGGATATGAAGGCATGGGGCTGGCGGATTCCTTTCGTCATCGGCGCCCTGGGGGCACTTGCGGTCCTGTGGCTGCGGCGTTCGATGGACGAATCCGAGCAGTTCGAGAGCATGGGCAAGGAGAGCCGTACGAATGCCGGCACGATCCGGGCGCTGATGAAGCATCCGAAGGCGGTGCTGACGGTTGTCGGCCTGACGCTTGGCGGGACGGTGGCTTTTTACACCTATACGACCTATCTCCAAAAGTTCATGGTCAATACGGTGGGCCTGCCCAAGGAGACTGTCAGCTGGATCAACTTCTGGGCGCTGCTCCTCTTCGTCGTGCTACAGCCGCTGGCGGGCAGTCTGTCCGACCGGGTCGGAAGGCGGCCGCTTCTGCTCGGCTTCGGCATCCTGGGGACGGTGCTGACCGTGCCGCTGTTCCTCCTGCTGCAGAATGCGCAGACGCCGCTCGCGGCCTTCCTGTTCATGATGGCGGGGCTGATCATCGTCACGGGATACACGTCCATCAATGCCATTGTCAAAGCGGAGCTGTTCCCGACCGAAGTCCGGGCGCTCGGCGTAGGGTTTCCTTACGGCGTTACGGTAGCGGTATTCGGCGGGACGGCGGAATTCATCGCGCTCTGGTTCAAGAGCATCGGCTATGAGTCCCTGTTTTACTACTATGTCGCAGCCTGCATAGCTGTCAGCCTGATGGTTTACTGGCGGATGGCGGAGTCCTCCAAGGTATCCCACATTGAAGCGGAGATCAGCCGGTTCAAATAA
- a CDS encoding metal-sulfur cluster assembly factor, which produces MGEEQRVREWLKGVYDPELGVNVVDLGLIYGIEAEEGEIRVRMTLTTPGCPLHDTIIGGVRRALEGRPGVGRVQVEVVWEPRWTPERMTPEAREQLQSF; this is translated from the coding sequence ATGGGAGAAGAACAGCGTGTACGGGAATGGCTGAAGGGGGTCTATGACCCGGAGCTCGGCGTGAATGTGGTCGATCTGGGGCTGATCTACGGGATCGAAGCGGAGGAGGGGGAGATCCGCGTGCGCATGACGCTCACCACACCGGGCTGCCCGCTGCATGATACGATCATCGGCGGGGTAAGGCGCGCATTGGAAGGCAGGCCGGGAGTGGGGCGGGTACAGGTCGAAGTGGTCTGGGAGCCGCGCTGGACACCGGAGCGGATGACCCCCGAGGCCAGAGAACAGCTCCAGTCCTTCTGA
- a CDS encoding aminoglycoside adenylyltransferase domain-containing protein, which yields MNIHAEVDTLAAFLENELKEQITGIYLHGSLAMGGFHPEHSDIDVLVVVKRKLTQEEKKRIAGGLLAFEERLPGGGGVELSVITASSLEHWKHPAPFEFHYSAAHRDRYRADENYMCGGGTDPDLAAHLTVTYHRGFALHGPAVRSVVPEIPREHYMDSIFSDIENALEQIAAKPVYYTLNLCRVLYYLREGVVSSKVEGGAWGLSVLPPEYRPLIRQCLDEYSGLKQQPSVHNSRLAEEFAGYMCTAIHREAGASGSSKI from the coding sequence GTGAATATCCACGCGGAGGTAGATACCCTTGCCGCGTTTTTGGAGAACGAGTTGAAGGAACAAATCACCGGCATTTATCTCCACGGTTCACTGGCGATGGGGGGCTTTCACCCGGAACACAGCGATATCGATGTGCTGGTGGTCGTCAAGCGCAAGCTGACGCAGGAAGAGAAGAAAAGGATCGCGGGGGGGCTGCTGGCGTTCGAGGAGAGGCTGCCCGGCGGCGGCGGAGTGGAGCTGAGCGTGATCACGGCTTCCTCCTTGGAGCATTGGAAGCATCCCGCGCCGTTCGAATTTCATTATTCCGCCGCTCACCGGGACAGGTACCGGGCGGACGAGAACTATATGTGCGGGGGCGGGACGGACCCGGATCTGGCGGCCCATCTGACCGTCACCTACCACCGGGGCTTCGCTTTGCACGGGCCGGCTGTCCGGTCTGTTGTTCCCGAGATCCCCAGGGAGCATTATATGGATTCCATCTTCAGCGATATAGAGAACGCGCTGGAACAGATAGCCGCGAAGCCGGTGTATTACACCCTGAACCTCTGCCGGGTTCTCTACTATTTGAGAGAGGGCGTCGTGTCTTCCAAGGTGGAAGGGGGCGCCTGGGGACTGAGCGTCCTGCCTCCCGAATACCGGCCGCTGATCCGGCAGTGCCTGGACGAGTACAGTGGGCTGAAGCAGCAGCCTTCGGTACATAACAGCAGGCTGGCCGAGGAGTTTGCCGGGTATATGTGCACTGCAATCCATCGAGAAGCGGGGGCATCCGGCTCGTCAAAAATCTAA